The genomic window AACGGCCTGGCTTTCGAAACTGCCTCTTTCAGGAAATCATCCTGATCTGGCCGATGAATTGCGCTGGTGGAGCCATCTACAGCGCTGGGCCCTGAGCATGATTGCTCGCGGACGTTGGCTACCCCAGGTGGAACTCAGCAAGGGAGAGGGCTATCCCCACCGAGCACGCTGGACACCGCTACTCAACCGTGAAGATGATCGCCGCCGCCTCGAAGACCTTGCCGCTCAGCTTCCCTTAGTGGCCACCTGCGCCCTCCCCTGGCGGGAGCCCACCGGAAGGCGTAGCAACCGAATGACCCGCCTAAGACCAGAGGCGATGCGAGCCGCTAACCCTGTGGCTTCATGCCGACCCCGCAGCGGTCGCCTTCGCGTAGCCAGCTTGCTGGAAGAACTCTTGGATGCCCAACTGCGCACCGGATTTGAAGCGAGTGAGCAAGGCCTAGACCCATTGCTCACAGCCTGGCAGGAAGCACTGGGGTCCGACAGCGGCGTGATCAACCTCCCCGATGAGGAAGCCGAACGTCTAGCTACAGCAAGCAACCATTGGCGTGAAGGCGTGGCTGGCAACGTCGCACCAGCCAGAGCCTGCTTAGAACTCTTCACTCCCGGAGAAGGGGAAGACCTCTGGGAGCTGCGCTTCTCCTTACAGGCTGAGGCTGATCCCACAATCAAAGTACCGGCCGCAGCAGCCTGGGCAGCTGGTCCCAAGGTGTTGCAACTAGGCGAAATCCGTGTGGAACATCCAGGCGAGGTGCTACTGGAAGGCATGGGGCGAGCCCTCACGGTGTTTGCACCGATCGAACGAGGCCTCGACAGCGCCACACCAGAAGCAATGCAGCTCACCCCTGCTGAAGCCTTTGTATTGGTGCGCACTGCAGCGACCCAACTGCGTGATGTTGGCGTTGGCGTGGAATTGCCTGCCAGCCTCTCGGGAGGGCTGGCCAGTCGCCTAGGCCTAGCGATCAAGGCGGAGCTATCGGAGAGATCTAGAGGTTTCACTCTGGGCGAAACCCTCGACTGGAGTTGGGAGCTCATGATCGGTGGCGTCACCCTGACGCTTCGCGAACTGGAGCGACTAGCAAGCAAGCGCAGCCCGCTTGTCAACCACAAGGGCGCCTGGATCGAATTACGCCCCAACGATCTCAAACATGCGGAACACTTCTGCAGCGTCAATCCAGGCATCAGCCTCGACGATGCCTTGCGCCTTACCGCAACAGATGGCGACACGCTGATGAGACTGCCCGTTCACCGCTTTGAGGCCGGTCCACGACTACAGGCGGTGTTGGAGCAGTACCACCAGCAAAAAGCACCAGACCCCCTACCTGCTCCCGAAGGCTTCTGCGGTCAGCTAAGGCCTTATCAGGAAAGGGGTCTGGGTTGGCTGGCCTTCCTGCATCGCTTCGATCAAGGGGCATGCCTGGCCGACGACATGGGCCTTGGCAAAACGATCCAGCTACTGGCATTCCTGCAACATCTCAAGGCGGAACAGGAACTCAAACGGCCGGTATTGCTTATCGCTCCCACGTCCGTACTCACCAACTGGAAGAGAGAGGCGTTGGCCTTCACACCAGAGTTAAACGTCCGCGAACACTATGGGCCGCGTCGGCCCTCTACCCCCGCCGCCTTAAAGAAAGCACTCAAAGGCTTAGACCTCGTTCTCACCAGTTATGGGCTCCTGCAGCGAGATAGTGAGCTCCTGGAAACGGTCGACTGGCAAGGCGTGGTCATCGATGAAGCCCAAGCCATTAAGAACCCCAACGCCAAACAGAGCCAAGCAGCACGCGATATGGGCCGCCCAGACAAAAACAATCGCTTCAGGATTGCTCTTACCGGCACACCCGTCGAAAACCGAGTAAGTGAACTTTGGGCACTAATGGACTTCCTTAACCCAAGGGTTCTCGGTGAAGAAGACTTCTTCCGCCAGCGCTACCGGCTGCCGATTGAGCGCTATGGCGACATGTCTTCCCTGCGAGACCTCAAGGGCCGTGTTGGTCCCTTCATCCTGAGACGACTCAAAACCGACAAGGCAATCATCTCCGACCTACCCGAAAAAGTAGAGCTGAGCGAATGGGTGGGGCTGAGCAAAGAACAGGCAGCCCTCTATCGCAACACAGTGGATGAAACACTGGAGGCCATTGCCCGCGCACCCAGGGGTCAACGCCATGGCAAGGTGCTCGGATTGCTTACCAGACTGAAGCAAATCTGCAACCATCCCGCCCTAGCCCTCAAAGAACAAACCGTTGCAAAAGGGTTCATGGACCGCTCCGCCAAGCTGCTGCGTTTGGAAGAAATTCTCGAAGAAGTAATCGAGGCAGGAGATCGCGCTCTGTTATTCACCCAATTCGCAGAATGGGGTCATCTCCTTAAGGCCTACCTGCAACAACGCTGGCGCTTTGAAGTTCCCTTCCTGCACGGCAGCACAAGCAAAACTGAACGTCAGGCCATGGTTGATCGCTTCCAGGAGGATCCACGTGGACCCCAACTGTTCCTGCTGTCACTCAAAGCCGGTGGTGTAGGCCTCAACCTGACGCGGGCTAGCCATGTGTTTCATGTTGATCGCTGGTGGAATCCTGCCGTAGAAAACCAGGCCACTGATCGCGCTTACAGGATCGGGCAAACCAGTCGGGTGATGGTGCACAAATTCATCACCAGCGGCTCAGTTGAAGAGAAAATTGATCGCATGATTCGTGAAAAATCTCGACTTGCCGAAGACATCATTGGCTCTGGAGAAGACTGGTTAGGTGGCTTAGGCGTCAGTCAATTGCGCGAACTAGTGGCCCTAGAAGACAGCTGATTCAAAGATGACGTCATGACAAGCAGCACCAACAACACCAGCATCACAACCGCCCTAGGGGAAGAGGGGCTAGGGCAACAGCCTTGGTGGGTGGAGCAATGGATGGAATTGATTAATTCCTACCGCTTCAAAAAGCGACTTGAGCGTGCCTGGACCTACGCCAGAGAAGGCAATGTCACCTCAATACGCTTCGAGGGTCGCCGAGTACACGCCCGCGTCCAGGGCACCGGTGAAGACCCCTACAAGGTGAAACTCTGGCTTGATGTCCTCAACGACGAAGACTGGGGGTATGTACTTGAAGCCCTTACCCAGAAAGCGCGCTGGTCTGCCCAGTTGCTAGCAGGGATCATGCCGGCAGACATCGAGCGGGCATTTGCAGCCAGTGGTCGACGTCTTTTTCCCTTCAAGCTGCAGGAAGTCCGCAGTGAATGCAGCTGCCCAGATAAAGCCAATCCCTGCAAACACATCAGCGCCATCTATTTCCTGATGGGGGATCGCTTCAGCGAAGATCCCTTTGTACTGTTTCAGCTACGCGGTCGCACCCGCAACAAATTGCTTGCGGATCTAGCCGAACAACGGCGCGATGCACTCGCAAAACTGGCAGAAACAGCTGCCGCAAAGAATGAGGTTCCTGCTGAGCCATCCAGCAGCGACGACCTGCCTGTACCACCCCATCCCGCCGTTGTGGACCCGAGCTTATGGTGGCGCTACGACTCCAGCCTCGATGCCGATCTGGTGGTGATTACTCCAGCCCTGGAAGGCGACACAGGGCTCGATGCAGCAGGAGATCTACCCCTGGCCGAAGAACCCCGCTTCCCAAAAGCCCGTCAGACTTTTCTGAATCATCTCAGGGAGCAGGGACAAGCCCTATCCCAGCAAGCCATGCTTCAGGCAATGGCGACCGGTGGCTGAAGCCCCCTGGCTATCTTCTGAGAAGCAGGAGCTAGTCAACCTGCTTTTAATCTCTCACCAACAAGCTTTCAATTACCCACTTCTGGCATGTGAGCGGCGGCAGCCTTCACAACGTCTTGCCAGCCAGGAACTGTTTGCATCAAGACAGCCCGTACTGGCCCATAGTGACGGGCACGATCCAAATCTCAACTATGCCAATGCTGCAGCACTTCAGCTGTGGGGACGGCGCTGGGCAGAGATGGTCGGCATGCCTTCCCGCTTGACAGCACCAACCAGCGAACAAGATGCACGCGCCAATGCCTTAGACAAAGCGCTCCAACAGGATGCAATCAAGGACTATCAAGGGATCCGTATTAACCATGAAGGGCGAAGGTTTCTAATCAAGAACGCACGCATATGGACCCTATGGAATCAAGAAGGTCTACGCATCGGCCAAGCTGCTGCAATCGGCAGCTGGTATTGGTTATGAGTGCACACCAGCCCATTAACAATCAAAAATTGACGCTACCTTGCAACCAAGTTCATGCAAAAAATTAAGGAGATCATCAGCCGATAGGCATAGTCCATTTTTTTGATACATGAATTTTGATACATGAAATTTAGGCAAAATACGCATGTCAACTTTGGCTTAATCACTTAAGCCTTGAATATTTTCTATTTTGAGAATCCAAGAATTCTGATCAAAAGCCAATCTTCCTTTGCGTTATTCAAACGCCTGAAACAACCACTCGACACATCCCAGCCCATTACCACAACTGATATTGTGCAAACAGAAATGAAAGTTACACAATTTCAGTTAACCGGTCGGATTTAGGCCAAGCCGCCATAAGTTTAAAAAACTACCAAGCTGACCCTGATATTCAATGCTTAAGGGCGCAACAAAGATAAAAACACTTCGCTGACCAATAACAACAAAGAGTCTCTGATCCTGCTGTCAAAGTTTTGAACCATGAACGGCTCAAAACATTCTGCTATGTGGTCTTGCATCATCACTGCCACTGGCCCTAAGGGCGAGAGCGCGAACAGACAAAAGTGGCCTAGCGCAGTGCGATTCTCGAGATCAGCGTCGCCAAAAACCAAGCATCACATCGCCAACACGGTTCAGCTGAAGAACGACGTGAGATACCAACAAGACCCTTTAAGCATGGCTCAATGTTGTGGAGGCGTACTCTTTGAGAACAGCCCTAGCCCGAAAAGCAACTCCAAGCTTCATTCTTCAACTGACATCGTTGCTCTGAACTTGTAGAGGCGCCGTAAAATCGCAGCGACCCAGAGAACTGTATGCAACGTCGAAAACTACTCGGGTCTGGTGCTACGGCTGTCTCAGCAGCCGTCGGCGCAGGCATTCTCAGTGCCTGCACAATCCGTAGAGAGGAAGAAAGCGGCAGTAACAGCAGCCAGCCCAAGATCCGCTGGCGAATGGCCACCAGCTGGCCCCCCTCACTAGACACGATTTACGGCGGGGCCGAAACAATCAGCAGAAGGGTGAATGAACTAAGCGGAGGCAACTTCCAAATCAAGCCCTATGCGGCCGGCGAGCTCGTACCAGGCCTAGAAGTCCTTGATGCGGTTCAGGCGGGCTCCGTCGAGTGCGGTCATACCGCCAGTTACTACTACATTGGCAAAAATCCCGGCTTTGCCTTCGGCACTTCCGTACCGTTTGGCCTTACCGCACAACAACAGAACGCTTGGCTCTACGAAGCAGGCGGTAACGACGCCATCAACAACCTCTATGCCGATTTCGGAGTGATCAGCTTCCCCGCTGGCAACACCGGTGCACAAATGGGCGGATGGTTCAAGCGCAAACTCGAGGGTCTGAGTTCTCTACAGGGACTCAAAATGCGTATCCCTGGCCTGGGCGGCAAGGTGCTTGCCCAGCTGGGTGTGAACGTCCAGGTTTTGCCTGGTGGAGAGATCTACCTGGCTCTAGAGCGTGGCGCGATCGACGCCGCTGAATGGACCGGCCCATACGATGACGAAAAGCTTGGCCTAGCCAAAGCCGCACGCTTCTACTACTACCCAGGTTGGTGGGAACCCGGCCCCACCCTTGCCGCTCTGGTCAACCAACAAGCCTGGAGCAAGCTGCCGAGCGAATATCAAGCGATGTTCAACACCGCCTGTTACGAAGCCAACCTCACCATGCTCAGCCGATACGACAACCTCAACGGGGCTGCTCTGCAAAGGCTTTTAAAGGGCAACACCGAGCTGGTTCCCTATGACCAAAGCATCCTTAAAGCTGCCCAGGAAGCAGCCTTCCAGCTCTATAGCGATACCGCCGCAAAAGATGCCAGCTTCCGCAGCCTGCTTCAGCAATGGCAAGGCTTCCGTAAGCAGGTTTACGCCTGGAACAACGTCAATGAGTTCTCATTCGCTCGCTTCAGTTACGACCAGCTGCAAGGAACTTGATGAGACGCTGGCTAGACCTAGCAGAACGCCTTGACGCCTTAAACAAGGCCTTTGCAGTCATTGCACGCTGGTCGGTGTTGATGATGTTGGGATTAGGGCTCTGGAACGTTGTGGGGCGCTATCTGGGTGTGTCCATCGGCCACAATCTCAGCTCCAACGGTCTCATCGAAGGGCAGTGGTACCTCTTTGATCTGGTGTTCCTACTGGGACTGGGCTGGACCCTCCAACGCCATGGGCATGTGCGGGTTGATGTACTTCAAAGCCGCTGGGGAGAAAAGCACCAAACACGTATGGAGCTGCTTGGCACCCTGGTCTTCCTGTTGCCATTTGCCCTGGGAGTAATGCTGATCTCGCTCGAACCCGCCCTGCAGTCTTGGAGAATCGGCGAAGCCTCACCCGACCCCAACGGCCTGCCGCGCTACTGGGTTAAATCCCTCATCCCCTTGGGCTTCCTACTCTTGGCCCTACAAGGCGTCGCCGAAGCCATTCGAGCCTGGGCAAAGCTAAAAGCCCAAACATTGATGCCATTCAACCCTGAAGCGGAACAGGGCGGAGATCGCCTTGATTGAGATTGAACTACTCGACCATGTGATCAGTTTCGATCCCGCCACCACACTTGGGCCTGGGATGTTTATAGCCCTGGTCTTCGCCCTATTGAGCGGCTATCCAGTTGCCTTCTGCCTCGGTGGCATTGCCGTGATCTTCGCGTTGCTGGGCATGGCTCTTGGTGTGATCGATCCACTGTTCGTTACCGCTCTGCCGCAGCGAATCCTGGGGATCATGGCCAACTTCACCTTGTTGGCCATTCCGGCGTTTGTGTTCATGGGCGCCATGCTCGAGACATCAGGTATTGCAGAGCGACTGCTCGAGAGCATGGGACGTCTACTCGGCAAACTGCGCGGTGGCCTAGCCCTGGCGGTCGTGCTAGTCGGCTCACTGCTCGCTGCCACCACCGGAGTCGTAGCAGCGACAGTCACCACTATGGGGCTGATCTCTCTACCGGCCATGCTGAGAGCGGGCTACGACCGCTCACTTGCCACGGGGGTCATTGCTGCCTCAGGAACCCTTGGCCAGATCATCCCACCCAGCATTGTCTTGGTGGTTCTCGGCGACCAGTTGGGTGTCTCAGTAGGAGATCTGTTCCTTGGCTCACTGATTCCAGGGGTGCTCATGGCTGGTGCATTTGCCACTTATGTGCTCGTGATCAGCCACCTCAAACCTCATCTCGCCCCCCAACTGAATCCAGCAGACCTGATCCCCATGCAACCTGGCCAACTGCTGCGTGTGATCATCCCGCCCCTAGGCCTGATCCTCTTAGTGCTAGGCAGCATCTTCTTTGGAATCGCAACACCCACCGAAGCTGGCGTTCTTGGTGCCACTGGCGCCATGGTCCTAGCAGCGCTCAATGGAGGGTTCAGCCGTAGCAGCCTCTCAAAAGTATGCGATGAAACCCTACGAACCACCGCCATGGTGATGGCGATTTTACTGGGCTCAACAGCTTTTAGCCTTGTCTTTCGCGGAGTAGGCGGCGATCAACTCATTGCCGATCTTTTGCTGAACCTGCCCGGCGGCAAGGTTGGTTTTATGGCCGTGAGCATGCTCACGATCTTCGGCCTCGGCTTTTTCATCGACTTCTTTGAAATCGCCTTTATTGCCGTTCCGCTCTTACTGCCCGCAGCTCGCCAAATCCTTGGACCCGAGGCCTTGATCTGGCTAGGTGTGGTCATCGGCGCCAATTTGCAAACCTCCTTCCTCACTCCACCTTTCGGCTTCGCACTCTTTTATCTACGCGGAGTAGCCCCTAAAACCATTACCACACAAGAAATCTATAAGGGTGCACTGCCCTTCGTGGGCCTGCAAATCGCTGTCTTGGTGCTGATCATTGCAGCCCCACCCCTAGTGGATTGGCTGCCCAACCTTGCCGCCTCCTGAAAGAAAGCACAGTTCTCCGAACACCCTCCGTAGAGTTTTGGCATTGGTGTAAAGGGTCCATGAACGTTGCGAGCAAAGACACCACGGTGACAACGGCCAGCACTGCTCCAAGGTTGTCACTGCAATGCGCAGCTATCGCTAGCGACACCACCACGATCCGTGCCCTCGATTGGGACCGCAGCCGCTTTGATATCGAGTTCGGCCTCCGTAACGGCACCACCTACAACAGCTTCCTGGTGAGAGGTGCCAAGACAGCACTGATCGATACCAACCACCTCAAGTTTGAGGACACCTGGCTACCGATGCTTAAGCAGCAAATCGATCCAAAAGCGATCGACTATCTCATCATCAGCCACACCGAACCCGACCATTCCGGGCTAGTGGGCCAGATCATCGATCTCAATCCCGAGATCGAAATCGTTGCTTCGAAGGTCGCCATCAAGTTCCTAGAAGATCAGGTGCATCGCCCCTTCCGCTCGCGAGAAGTCAAAAGCGGCGAAGAACTGGATCTAGGCACTAACTCAACAAGCGGTATCGCTCACCGCTTCGAATTTCTGAGTGCGCCCAACCTGCACTGGCCAGACACAATCTTCTCTTTCGACCACGCCACAGGGATTCTTTACACCTGTGATGCATTTGGTCTGCACTATTGCTCAGAAGAACTCTTCGACCAGGACCCCTCCGCACTGGCCCCAGACTTCCGCTTCTATTACGACTGCTTGATGGGGCCCAATGCGCGCAGTGTTGTCCAGGCTTTGAAGCGCATGGATCAGCTGCCAGAGATCACCACAATTGCCGTTGGTCACGGCCCGCTACTCCGCCACCATCTCAAGCTTTGGGTCGAAGACTATCGCGACTGGAGCAGCCAACGAAACCAAGGAGAAAGCTATGCAGCCATCTGTTATCTCAGTTATTACGGCTTTTGCGACCGGCTCAGCCAAGCCATTGCCCACGGCATCGGCAAAGCCAAAGGCGAGGTACAACTAGTCGATCTTCGCGCCACTGATGCGCAAGAACTGAGCGCATTAATTGGTGAAGCAAAGGCTGTAGTAGTACCAACCTGGCCATCCCAACCAGATGCAGAACTGCAGAGTTCAATTGGCACCCTATTGGCAGCTTTGAATCAAAAGCAATGGGTTGCCGTTTACGATGCCTATGGCGGCAATGATGAGCCAATTGATGCAGTAGCAGCGCAGCTGCGTAGCCTTGGGCAAAAAGAAGCTTTCGAACCTTTAAGGGTGCGGCAAGCTCCTGACGGGAATGTCTACCAACGCTTCGAAGAAGCTGGTACCGACCTTGGACAACTGCTCAACCAAAAGCAAAATATTGCGGCAATGAAAAGCCTAGATACTGAACTTGACAAGGCCATGGGTACCCTTAGTGGCGGCCTTTATGTCGTCACCGCCAGCCAAGATGAAGAGTCCAGCCAACGACGTGGCGCCATGATCGCAAGCTGGGTAAGTCAAGCAAGTTTCACACCGCCAGGGCTAACCGTCGCAGTAGCCAAAGACAGAGCCATAGAAACCCTGATGCAAGTAGGGGATCGTTTCGTGATCAACGTATTAAGAGAAGACAACTATCAACCCTTACTAAGGCAATTCCTCAAACGCTTCCCCCCCGGAGCCGATCGTTTCGAAGGAGTGAATGTACTCAACAATGTTGCTAAAGGAGGCCCCGTCCTCGTGGATGCGCTGGCCTTCTTGGATTGCCTCGTCAAACAGCGACTAGAAACCCCCGATCACTGGATCATCTACGCCCTGGTGGAACAAGGCAATGTGGCGGATGCTGAAGCTAAAACAGCAGTACATCACCGCAAAGTAGGGAACCACTACTGATGTCGATGTCCTCCATCCACGAGCCTGCTGCAGCAGCGCAGCGAACGGTGATCACACTCCCAATCGAAAAGGGCCTGATCAGCTTGCGCGGCCTTAGTCCACAACGTCTGCGCTTTGAGCTGGAATATGCCCTGGAGCGAGGCAGTACCGCCAATAGCTTTCTTTTCTCTGCCGGGGACGACTCATATGGGCAACCTCAAGCGGCTGTCCTGGTACACCCCCCTGGCGACGCCTATGCGGAGGTTTTCATGCCGGCACTCGCCAAGGCTCTACCTTCAGATACCACGACGTTGAAGGTGGTCGTTGGTCACATCAACCCCAACCGAGTTGCGCTACTCAAAAAGCTAGCCAGCACCTACCCCAAGCTGAAATTAATCAGTTCCAATCCCGGCGCCAAATTGCTCAGAGAGCTTTGGGAGCAACGCAAACCAGCAACACCCAACAACAATGAACAAGAAGAGTCATCCCTTCCGTCTCTTCCATCCATTGAGATTGTTCGACAAGAACAGAAGCTCTCCCTCAGCAACGAACACGCATTGTGGCTGCTACCAGCGCCAACAGCTCGCTGGCCAGGCGGCCTACTGGCCTTCGAAGAAAGCCTTGGCTTGTTGATGAGCGACAAACTATTCGCCGCCCACCTCTGCACAAGCGAATGGGCAGAAGCCAATCGCATCAGCACCGAAGAGGAGCGTAGGCATTTCTACGACTGCCTGATGGCTCCCATGGCCAGCCAGGTAGATACCTTAGTAGAGCGGCTTGAAGAGCTAGACATCCGCACGATCGCCCCATGCCATGGGCCAGCCATAGAAACGAGCTGGCGGAGCCTCTTGAATGACTACCGCCGCTGGGGTGAAAGCCAACAACAAGCCCCTTTAAAGGTCGTTCTTCTTTTCGCCAGCGCCTACGGCAACACAGCGGCGATTGCTGACGCACTCGCAAAAGGAGTCTCCAGTACTGGTATTCAAGTAGAAAGCCTCAACTGCGAATTCACACCTGCGAATGAATTGGTGAATGCAATCCAACAAGCCGATGCCTACTTGATTGGATCGCCAACCCTTGGAGGGCATGCACCAACACCAATCGTATCGGCCCTAGGAACCTTGCTGGCCGAAGGTGACCGCAACAAAAAGGTAGGCATATTCGGCAGCTATGGCTGGAGTGGAGAGGCATTGGAACTTCTCGAAAAGAAGCTACGTGATGGTGGTTTCTCCTTTGGATTCGAGCCAATCAAAGTGAAGTTCAGTCCCGATGCTGCCATGGTGAAAACCCTGGAAGAGACAGGAACACTGTTTGGGCGAAACCTGCTCAAAAAACAGCGGCGTCAGCAACCACGAGCAAGCAGTGGCATGAGTGCAAGCCGTAGCGATCCAGCCGTGCTTGCCCTTGGTCGGGTAGTGGGCTCACTATGCATCTTGACGGCTCGTAAAGGGGAAGGGAATACAGCGCTTAGCGGCGCAATGGTCGCAAGCTGGGTTAGCCAAGCCAGCTTTTCACCGCCAGGGCTGAGCGTGGCCGTCGCCAAAGACCGAGCCGTTGAAGCGTTGCTGCATCGGGGCGACCACTTCGCTCTCAATGTGTTGGCAGCAGGAAGGCAACACGAACTGATGAAACATTTCCTGCAACCATTCCCAGCTGGTTCAGACCGGTTCGCAGGGCTAGACCTTGACGCCAGTCCCGCAGGTCAACCGCTGCTTAAAAATGCTCTGGCATGGCTTGAAGGATGCGTACAGCAACGCATGGAATGTGGAGACCACTGGCTGCTATATGCCGAGATCAGCCATGGTGCCCTACTTGAGCGAGAAGGCACGACGGCTGTGCATCAGCGCCGCAGCGGGGCGAACTACTGAAGAAGCAGCCTTGCGAGAAACTCGCGCAGACAGGCCCCATACACTCCTCCTAACTCATACTGATTATGAGTTAGGCTGCCAATTGTTGCGCATCCCTCCATTCATGAATCTCACCACCAACGCCAATCTTGAAGCGGCCTTTGGCGGCGAGAGCATGGCCAACCGTAAATACCTCTTCTTTGCCGACGTTGCCCAGACACTTGGCAACAATGAATTAGCAAAGCTTTTCCGCGACACTGCGGCGCAGGAAACCGAACACGCCTTCGCTCACTTCCGCTTGCTCCATCCTGAGCTATTAATCGAAGATCCTGCCGCACTCAACGCTGCTGACAAGCAGAAGATGCTCACCCGCTGCCTCGAGCTGGCCATTGAAGGTGAAACCTATGAATACACCACCATGTACCCAGAGTTCGCTACTCAGGCCCGCCAGGACAGAGACAGCACTGCAGAAGCAGAATTCAACGAACAGATCGAAGAGTCTCAGCAACACGCGAACCTTTTTCGTCGTGCAGCCAGCAACTTCGGCTTTTTAGTGCCAATCGAGCAACATCATGCTGAGCGTTACGGCGTTGCCCTCAAAGCACTGGAAGGCAAGGGCGTCGTAAGCGAAGCGGATCAACCCGTAACTGGTAAATGGATCTGCAAAGTGTGCTCGATGATCTATGACCCGGCCATCGGCGATCCCGAGTCAGGCATCTCAGCAGGAACCGCATTTGAAGCAATCCCAGAAGATTGGGTCTGCCCCATCTGCGGCACCCGAAAAGCCAACTTCGTGCCTTACCGAGAAGCCGAACTCAAAGAAGCGGCCTGAGATTGGCTGAGGTGCTGCAAAACCGTGTACAAATTTGTTGCGTGAGCAAAGCATCTCTTGAGTTAGACCAGGTTTATGGCTTTATCACCCCCCCCCGATCTGCTTGTCATCGCCGCTAGCAATGGCGAGAACCTAAAGCTAGCTCGTCGCATCGCCGCTCAAGCTGAACACCAGGGACACAGAGCCAAGATTCTCGATCTCACAAGCTTGGGCCTGCCACTGTTCACGCCTGTGGCAAAGGAAGCTGGAATGCCAAACGGTGTCACCCCACTCCATCAACAGCTGATGGCGGCCTCGCACTGGGTGATCTGCGCGCCTGAATACAACGGCTCGATTCCACCTGCATTCACAAGTGCCGTCGCCTGGCTCTCCGTACAAGGAGATGACTTCCGCAGTTTGTTCAACGGCAGGCCAATCGCAATGGCAAGCTTTTCCGGCGGGGGCGGCATGGGCATGTCGATGAGCCTGCGCAGTCAACTCAGCCACCTCGGCGCTCAAGTGCTTGGACGGCAGCTGATGAGTAACCACGCCAAACCCGCCAAAGACGAATCCATTCGAGACTTAGTTCACCTGCTGATGCAGATGCAACCTCTCAAGCTTTGATCCATCCGAACCAATCACCTTGTTGCACAAGCCTCGATCAGGATCTTCTCGCCGACCGCTCGAAGGCCTAGAACTGCGAAACAAACTAAATCTAGTGAACACTAGATATGGATTCTTACAAAAGAAACTCTCTACAGCTTTAAACGCAAAAAATCTGGTTTTGCTAACTTAAGAATGAGAGCAAAAGCCTGATCTACCAGAAGCCTTGCCCTGTCTAGAAACAACAAAAGCCAGACACAATCCCAATCATAAAGACAATCTAAAAAAGATTGGCACGCTAGATATTGTGGCTTGAAATGCACAAGTCATTGCATTCAGCCCTCGGCGCGATGGGATCTCAGCCTGGCCAAAACGCTGCTGTTCGATACCGCGGTTTTCTGCTCCTGCCACAGAGCAACCAAACATGGTTAGTTAGGCCTGAACGCAG from Prochlorococcus marinus str. MIT 9313 includes these protein-coding regions:
- a CDS encoding NADPH-dependent FMN reductase, which translates into the protein MALSPPPDLLVIAASNGENLKLARRIAAQAEHQGHRAKILDLTSLGLPLFTPVAKEAGMPNGVTPLHQQLMAASHWVICAPEYNGSIPPAFTSAVAWLSVQGDDFRSLFNGRPIAMASFSGGGGMGMSMSLRSQLSHLGAQVLGRQLMSNHAKPAKDESIRDLVHLLMQMQPLKL
- a CDS encoding diflavin flavoprotein, encoding MNVASKDTTVTTASTAPRLSLQCAAIASDTTTIRALDWDRSRFDIEFGLRNGTTYNSFLVRGAKTALIDTNHLKFEDTWLPMLKQQIDPKAIDYLIISHTEPDHSGLVGQIIDLNPEIEIVASKVAIKFLEDQVHRPFRSREVKSGEELDLGTNSTSGIAHRFEFLSAPNLHWPDTIFSFDHATGILYTCDAFGLHYCSEELFDQDPSALAPDFRFYYDCLMGPNARSVVQALKRMDQLPEITTIAVGHGPLLRHHLKLWVEDYRDWSSQRNQGESYAAICYLSYYGFCDRLSQAIAHGIGKAKGEVQLVDLRATDAQELSALIGEAKAVVVPTWPSQPDAELQSSIGTLLAALNQKQWVAVYDAYGGNDEPIDAVAAQLRSLGQKEAFEPLRVRQAPDGNVYQRFEEAGTDLGQLLNQKQNIAAMKSLDTELDKAMGTLSGGLYVVTASQDEESSQRRGAMIASWVSQASFTPPGLTVAVAKDRAIETLMQVGDRFVINVLREDNYQPLLRQFLKRFPPGADRFEGVNVLNNVAKGGPVLVDALAFLDCLVKQRLETPDHWIIYALVEQGNVADAEAKTAVHHRKVGNHY
- a CDS encoding rubrerythrin family protein, which translates into the protein MNLTTNANLEAAFGGESMANRKYLFFADVAQTLGNNELAKLFRDTAAQETEHAFAHFRLLHPELLIEDPAALNAADKQKMLTRCLELAIEGETYEYTTMYPEFATQARQDRDSTAEAEFNEQIEESQQHANLFRRAASNFGFLVPIEQHHAERYGVALKALEGKGVVSEADQPVTGKWICKVCSMIYDPAIGDPESGISAGTAFEAIPEDWVCPICGTRKANFVPYREAELKEAA
- a CDS encoding TRAP transporter large permease; protein product: MIEIELLDHVISFDPATTLGPGMFIALVFALLSGYPVAFCLGGIAVIFALLGMALGVIDPLFVTALPQRILGIMANFTLLAIPAFVFMGAMLETSGIAERLLESMGRLLGKLRGGLALAVVLVGSLLAATTGVVAATVTTMGLISLPAMLRAGYDRSLATGVIAASGTLGQIIPPSIVLVVLGDQLGVSVGDLFLGSLIPGVLMAGAFATYVLVISHLKPHLAPQLNPADLIPMQPGQLLRVIIPPLGLILLVLGSIFFGIATPTEAGVLGATGAMVLAALNGGFSRSSLSKVCDETLRTTAMVMAILLGSTAFSLVFRGVGGDQLIADLLLNLPGGKVGFMAVSMLTIFGLGFFIDFFEIAFIAVPLLLPAARQILGPEALIWLGVVIGANLQTSFLTPPFGFALFYLRGVAPKTITTQEIYKGALPFVGLQIAVLVLIIAAPPLVDWLPNLAAS
- a CDS encoding diflavin flavoprotein; translated protein: MSMSSIHEPAAAAQRTVITLPIEKGLISLRGLSPQRLRFELEYALERGSTANSFLFSAGDDSYGQPQAAVLVHPPGDAYAEVFMPALAKALPSDTTTLKVVVGHINPNRVALLKKLASTYPKLKLISSNPGAKLLRELWEQRKPATPNNNEQEESSLPSLPSIEIVRQEQKLSLSNEHALWLLPAPTARWPGGLLAFEESLGLLMSDKLFAAHLCTSEWAEANRISTEEERRHFYDCLMAPMASQVDTLVERLEELDIRTIAPCHGPAIETSWRSLLNDYRRWGESQQQAPLKVVLLFASAYGNTAAIADALAKGVSSTGIQVESLNCEFTPANELVNAIQQADAYLIGSPTLGGHAPTPIVSALGTLLAEGDRNKKVGIFGSYGWSGEALELLEKKLRDGGFSFGFEPIKVKFSPDAAMVKTLEETGTLFGRNLLKKQRRQQPRASSGMSASRSDPAVLALGRVVGSLCILTARKGEGNTALSGAMVASWVSQASFSPPGLSVAVAKDRAVEALLHRGDHFALNVLAAGRQHELMKHFLQPFPAGSDRFAGLDLDASPAGQPLLKNALAWLEGCVQQRMECGDHWLLYAEISHGALLEREGTTAVHQRRSGANY